Proteins encoded within one genomic window of Pongo pygmaeus isolate AG05252 chromosome 18, NHGRI_mPonPyg2-v2.0_pri, whole genome shotgun sequence:
- the KNOP1 gene encoding lysine-rich nucleolar protein 1 isoform X3 yields the protein MRRLGRMGALEIAWPLPYSEVVLALLTTLFQGMITKTHKVDPGLPEKKKKNKVVKEPETRYSVLNDDYFADVSPVRATSPSKSVAHGQAPEMPLVKKKKKKKKGVSTLCEEHVEPETTLPARRTEKSPSSRKQVLGHLEFLSGEKKKKKSPLAMSHASGVKTSADPRQGEEETRVGKKLKKHKKEKKGAQDPTAFSVQDPWFCEAREARDVGDTCSVGKKDEEQAAFGQKRKRKSPREHNGKVKKKKKIHQEGDALPGHSKTSRSMESSPRKGSKKKPVKVEAPEYIPISDDPKASTKKKMKSKKKVEQPVIEEPALKRKKKKKRKESGVAGDPWKEETDTDLEVVLEKKGNMDEAHIDQVRRKALQEEIDRESGKTEASETRKWTGTHFGQWDTAGFENEDQKLKFLRLMGGFKNLSPSFSRPAGAIARPNMALGKKAADSLQQNLQRDYDRAMSWKYSRGAGLGFSTAPNKIFYIDRNASKSVKLED from the exons ATGCGGAGGCTTGGGCGCATGGGAGCCTTGGAG ATCGCTTGGCCACTCCCCTATTCTGAAGTCGTCTTGGCTCTCTTGACTACACTATTTCAAG GAATGATCACCAAGACACACAAAGTAGACCCTGGGctcccagagaagaaaaagaaaaataaagtggtcAAAGAACCAGAGACTCGATACTCAGTTTTAAACGATGATTACTTTGCCGATGTTTCTCCTGTAAGAGCCACATCCCCCTCTAAGAGCGTGGCCCATGGGCAGGCACCTGAGATGCCTCtagtgaagaaaaagaagaagaaaaagaagggtgTCAGCACCCTTTGCGAGGAGCATGTAGAACCTGAGACCACGCTGCCTGCCAGACGGACAGAGAAGTCACCCAGCTCCAGGAAGCAGGTGCTTGGCCACTTGGAGTTCCTTAgtggggagaagaaaaagaagaagtcacCTCTGGCCATGTCCCATGCCTCTGGGGTGAAAACCTCTGCAGACCCTAGACAGGGTGAGGAGGAAACCAGAGTTGGCAAGAAGCTCAAAAAacacaagaaggaaaaaaagggagcCCAGGACCCCACAGCCTTCTCAGTCCAGGACCCTTGGTTCTGCGAGGCCAGGGAGGCCAGGGATGTTGGGGACACTTGCTCAGTGGGGAAGAAGGATGAGGAACAGGCAGCCTTCGGGCAGAAACGGAAGCGGAAGAGCCCCAGAGAACACAATGGgaaggtgaagaagaaaaaaaaaatccaccaggAGGGAGACGCCCTCCCAGGCCACTCCAAGACCTCTAGGTCCATGGAGAGCAGCCCTAGGAAAGGAAGTAAAAAGAAGCCAGTCAAAGTTGAGGCTCCGGAATACATCCCCATAAGTGATGACCCTAAGGCCTCcacaaagaaaaagatgaagtcCAAAAAGAAGGTAGAGCAGCCAGTCATCGAGGAGCCAGctctgaaaaggaagaaaaagaagaagaggaaagagagtggGGTAGCAGGAGACCCTTGGAAGGAG GAAACAGACACGGACTTAGAGGTGGTGTtggaaaaaaaaggcaacatGGATGAGGCGCACATAGACCAG GTGAGGCGAAAGGCCTTGCAAGAAGAGATCGATCGCGAGTCAGGCAAAACGGAAGCTTCTGAAACCAGGAAGTGGACG GGAACCCATTTTGGCCAGTGGGATACTGCTGGTTTTGAGAACGAGGACCAGAAACTGAAATTTCTCAGACTTATGGGTGGCTTCAAAAACCTGTCCCCTTCGTTCAGCCGCCCCGCCGGCGCGATTGCAAGGCCCAACATGGCCCTCGGCAAGAAGGCGGCTGACAGCCTGCAGCAGAATCTGCAGCGGGACTACGACCGGGCCATGAGCTGGAAGTACAGCCGGGGAGCCGGCCTCGGCTTCTCCACCGCCCCCAACAAGATCTTTTACATTGACAGGAACGCTTCCAAGTCAGTCAAGCTGGAAGATTAA
- the KNOP1 gene encoding lysine-rich nucleolar protein 1 isoform X1 produces MITKTHKVDPGLPEKKKKNKVVKEPETRYSVLNDDYFADVSPVRATSPSKSVAHGQAPEMPLVKKKKKKKKGVSTLCEEHVEPETTLPARRTEKSPSSRKQVLGHLEFLSGEKKKKKSPLAMSHASGVKTSADPRQGEEETRVGKKLKKHKKEKKGAQDPTAFSVQDPWFCEAREARDVGDTCSVGKKDEEQAAFGQKRKRKSPREHNGKVKKKKKIHQEGDALPGHSKTSRSMESSPRKGSKKKPVKVEAPEYIPISDDPKASTKKKMKSKKKVEQPVIEEPALKRKKKKKRKESGVAGDPWKEETDTDLEVVLEKKGNMDEAHIDQVRRKALQEEIDRESGKTEASETRKWTGTHFGQWDTAGFENEDQKLKFLRLMGGFKNLSPSFSRPAGAIARPNMALGKKAADSLQQNLQRDYDRAMSWKYSRGAGLGFSTAPNKIFYIDRNASKSVKLED; encoded by the exons ATGATCACCAAGACACACAAAGTAGACCCTGGGctcccagagaagaaaaagaaaaataaagtggtcAAAGAACCAGAGACTCGATACTCAGTTTTAAACGATGATTACTTTGCCGATGTTTCTCCTGTAAGAGCCACATCCCCCTCTAAGAGCGTGGCCCATGGGCAGGCACCTGAGATGCCTCtagtgaagaaaaagaagaagaaaaagaagggtgTCAGCACCCTTTGCGAGGAGCATGTAGAACCTGAGACCACGCTGCCTGCCAGACGGACAGAGAAGTCACCCAGCTCCAGGAAGCAGGTGCTTGGCCACTTGGAGTTCCTTAgtggggagaagaaaaagaagaagtcacCTCTGGCCATGTCCCATGCCTCTGGGGTGAAAACCTCTGCAGACCCTAGACAGGGTGAGGAGGAAACCAGAGTTGGCAAGAAGCTCAAAAAacacaagaaggaaaaaaagggagcCCAGGACCCCACAGCCTTCTCAGTCCAGGACCCTTGGTTCTGCGAGGCCAGGGAGGCCAGGGATGTTGGGGACACTTGCTCAGTGGGGAAGAAGGATGAGGAACAGGCAGCCTTCGGGCAGAAACGGAAGCGGAAGAGCCCCAGAGAACACAATGGgaaggtgaagaagaaaaaaaaaatccaccaggAGGGAGACGCCCTCCCAGGCCACTCCAAGACCTCTAGGTCCATGGAGAGCAGCCCTAGGAAAGGAAGTAAAAAGAAGCCAGTCAAAGTTGAGGCTCCGGAATACATCCCCATAAGTGATGACCCTAAGGCCTCcacaaagaaaaagatgaagtcCAAAAAGAAGGTAGAGCAGCCAGTCATCGAGGAGCCAGctctgaaaaggaagaaaaagaagaagaggaaagagagtggGGTAGCAGGAGACCCTTGGAAGGAG GAAACAGACACGGACTTAGAGGTGGTGTtggaaaaaaaaggcaacatGGATGAGGCGCACATAGACCAG GTGAGGCGAAAGGCCTTGCAAGAAGAGATCGATCGCGAGTCAGGCAAAACGGAAGCTTCTGAAACCAGGAAGTGGACG GGAACCCATTTTGGCCAGTGGGATACTGCTGGTTTTGAGAACGAGGACCAGAAACTGAAATTTCTCAGACTTATGGGTGGCTTCAAAAACCTGTCCCCTTCGTTCAGCCGCCCCGCCGGCGCGATTGCAAGGCCCAACATGGCCCTCGGCAAGAAGGCGGCTGACAGCCTGCAGCAGAATCTGCAGCGGGACTACGACCGGGCCATGAGCTGGAAGTACAGCCGGGGAGCCGGCCTCGGCTTCTCCACCGCCCCCAACAAGATCTTTTACATTGACAGGAACGCTTCCAAGTCAGTCAAGCTGGAAGATTAA
- the KNOP1 gene encoding lysine-rich nucleolar protein 1 isoform X2: MAAVSTVTAFAGRPRPGRSRNPRGWAGDSKWTSGSRRSGLSRGGGEISPTGMITKTHKVDPGLPEKKKKNKVVKEPETRYSVLNDDYFADVSPVRATSPSKSVAHGQAPEMPLVKKKKKKKKGVSTLCEEHVEPETTLPARRTEKSPSSRKQVLGHLEFLSGEKKKKKSPLAMSHASGVKTSADPRQGEEETRVGKKLKKHKKEKKGAQDPTAFSVQDPWFCEAREARDVGDTCSVGKKDEEQAAFGQKRKRKSPREHNGKVKKKKKIHQEGDALPGHSKTSRSMESSPRKGSKKKPVKVEAPEYIPISDDPKASTKKKMKSKKKVEQPVIEEPALKRKKKKKRKESGVAGDPWKEETDTDLEVVLEKKGNMDEAHIDQVRRKALQEEIDRESGKTEASETRKWTGTHFGQWDTAGFENEDQKLKFLRLMGGFKNLSPSFSRPAGAIARPNMALGKKAADSLQQNLQRDYDRAMSWKYSRGAGLGFSTAPNKIFYIDRNASKSVKLED; this comes from the exons ATGGCCGCGGTTTCCACGGTAACCGCGTTCGCCGGAAGGCCGCGACCCGGAAGAAGCCGGAACCCGAGAGGGTGGGCCGGCGACTCGAAGTGGACTTCCGGGTCACGGCGGAGCGGGCTCTCACGTGGAGGCGGGGAAATTTCGCCCACCG GAATGATCACCAAGACACACAAAGTAGACCCTGGGctcccagagaagaaaaagaaaaataaagtggtcAAAGAACCAGAGACTCGATACTCAGTTTTAAACGATGATTACTTTGCCGATGTTTCTCCTGTAAGAGCCACATCCCCCTCTAAGAGCGTGGCCCATGGGCAGGCACCTGAGATGCCTCtagtgaagaaaaagaagaagaaaaagaagggtgTCAGCACCCTTTGCGAGGAGCATGTAGAACCTGAGACCACGCTGCCTGCCAGACGGACAGAGAAGTCACCCAGCTCCAGGAAGCAGGTGCTTGGCCACTTGGAGTTCCTTAgtggggagaagaaaaagaagaagtcacCTCTGGCCATGTCCCATGCCTCTGGGGTGAAAACCTCTGCAGACCCTAGACAGGGTGAGGAGGAAACCAGAGTTGGCAAGAAGCTCAAAAAacacaagaaggaaaaaaagggagcCCAGGACCCCACAGCCTTCTCAGTCCAGGACCCTTGGTTCTGCGAGGCCAGGGAGGCCAGGGATGTTGGGGACACTTGCTCAGTGGGGAAGAAGGATGAGGAACAGGCAGCCTTCGGGCAGAAACGGAAGCGGAAGAGCCCCAGAGAACACAATGGgaaggtgaagaagaaaaaaaaaatccaccaggAGGGAGACGCCCTCCCAGGCCACTCCAAGACCTCTAGGTCCATGGAGAGCAGCCCTAGGAAAGGAAGTAAAAAGAAGCCAGTCAAAGTTGAGGCTCCGGAATACATCCCCATAAGTGATGACCCTAAGGCCTCcacaaagaaaaagatgaagtcCAAAAAGAAGGTAGAGCAGCCAGTCATCGAGGAGCCAGctctgaaaaggaagaaaaagaagaagaggaaagagagtggGGTAGCAGGAGACCCTTGGAAGGAG GAAACAGACACGGACTTAGAGGTGGTGTtggaaaaaaaaggcaacatGGATGAGGCGCACATAGACCAG GTGAGGCGAAAGGCCTTGCAAGAAGAGATCGATCGCGAGTCAGGCAAAACGGAAGCTTCTGAAACCAGGAAGTGGACG GGAACCCATTTTGGCCAGTGGGATACTGCTGGTTTTGAGAACGAGGACCAGAAACTGAAATTTCTCAGACTTATGGGTGGCTTCAAAAACCTGTCCCCTTCGTTCAGCCGCCCCGCCGGCGCGATTGCAAGGCCCAACATGGCCCTCGGCAAGAAGGCGGCTGACAGCCTGCAGCAGAATCTGCAGCGGGACTACGACCGGGCCATGAGCTGGAAGTACAGCCGGGGAGCCGGCCTCGGCTTCTCCACCGCCCCCAACAAGATCTTTTACATTGACAGGAACGCTTCCAAGTCAGTCAAGCTGGAAGATTAA